The DNA region TCGTTCGATGACGCGGCGGGCGTCGGCCTTCGCGTCGGCGAGGGTGGCCGCGCTGCGCTTGCCCGAGGCCTTCGCCGAGGCGTACACCGCGAAGCCGATGGCTCCGACGACCAAGAGGATGAGAATGAGCAGTGCGCCTTCCATGGCTCACAGCGTACCGACAGGTGGGACGGTGCCTTGGCGATCGACCGGACGCACCGCCGCCGGGGTGGTTCCAGGAACGCGTCCGTTGTCACAGACGGAGCATCTCCCGCGCCATCGCTGCTTGCTCGAAGTAGTCCGGCCGGCGTCGCACCGCACGTTGCCGATGTGCCCGGCGTTCGACGTGGTGTATCCACCAGTTGTGTAGGGAGCGGGCCCGACGAGTGCCCACTGTCGAACCGGCGGCGGCGCTGCCGAGCAGCACTTCGGCGACACCGATGAACACGGGCTCGTCGGGGATCGCCGTGCCGACGGGCGTATGGGCAGGCCTGGACAGGGTTTCGGTGTAGTCGTTCATGTCCACCAGCGTCTTGCACACCACACGCGCGGGCTTGGAGTTCACGTGGAGATCGTGTGGAGATCCCGGAACGAGCCCTGTGGTTCACCGCGGGGTGGGCCGCCGATTACGGCACCACCAGCTCGCTGTCCCTCAGGTCGGTGATCAACATGTGGCCGGGTGCATGACCGATCGCCAGCGGCGGACGGGACTGCATGACAGCCGCCTGTGGGGTGACCCCACAGGCCCAGAAGACCGGTATTTCACCGGGGTTCGCGGTCACCGCGTCCCCGAAGTCCGGACGGGAAAGGTCAGCGATGCCCAGCGCCGCGGGATCGCCGACGTGCACCGGGGCGCCGTGCACCGACGGGTACCGGGAGGTGATGCGGACGGCGTCCGCGATCTGGTGAGCCGGTATCGGTCGCATGGACACCACCATCGGTCCACCGATCCGGCCGGCCGAGCGGCACATCCGATTCGTCCGGTACATCGGCACGTTGGTGCCTTCGTCGAGGTGCCGTACCGGCACACCTGATTCCCGCAGCGCC from Mycobacterium sp. DL includes:
- a CDS encoding putative hydro-lyase → MDQTIPADPAAVPPADARRRFREGLVTPTAGWSAGYTQANLMAVPREYAFDLMLFAQRNPKPCPVLDVLEPGEFSGPLLRGGDIRSDIPLYRVYVDGEMVAETTDASDHWTDDLVAFVIGCSFSFEAALRESGVPVRHLDEGTNVPMYRTNRMCRSAGRIGGPMVVSMRPIPAHQIADAVRITSRYPSVHGAPVHVGDPAALGIADLSRPDFGDAVTANPGEIPVFWACGVTPQAAVMQSRPPLAIGHAPGHMLITDLRDSELVVP